The following proteins are encoded in a genomic region of Shinella zoogloeoides:
- a CDS encoding beta-ketoacyl-ACP synthase produces the protein MTNAAYRDHLGRPIVAVTGMGVVTSLGQGLKDNWAALTGGVSGIHGITRFPVDGLNTRISGTVDFIDVPVENPVERSYAYARETTDEALAQAGISGEFGGPLFLAAPPIEPDWRDRFALADRAPASQRPGDAYDRFLAVLRDNPSPALHEAWAFGSISERLSDRYGTRGLPVTLSTACASGATAIQLGVEAIRQGRTDRALTVGTDGSVTAEALIRFALLSALSTQNDPPTKASKPFSKDRDGFVIAEGAATLVLESLESAIARGAKVLGILKGCGEKADHFHRTRSSPDGGPAIATIRAALEDAGIDESGIGYINAHGTSTPENDKMEYLSMSTVFGDKLANIPVSSNKSMIGHTLTAAGAVEAVFSIQTMLTGTLPPTINYTNPDPTIQLDVVPNVKRDARVTAVLSNSFGFGGQNASLVMTAEPA, from the coding sequence ATGACGAATGCCGCTTACAGGGATCATCTCGGTCGCCCCATCGTCGCCGTGACAGGCATGGGCGTCGTCACGTCGCTCGGGCAGGGCCTCAAGGATAACTGGGCCGCGCTCACCGGCGGCGTCTCGGGCATCCATGGCATCACCCGCTTTCCGGTCGACGGGCTGAACACCCGCATTTCCGGCACGGTCGATTTCATCGACGTGCCGGTCGAAAACCCGGTCGAGCGCTCCTATGCCTATGCCCGCGAGACGACGGACGAGGCGCTGGCGCAGGCCGGCATCTCTGGCGAGTTCGGCGGCCCGCTCTTCCTCGCTGCCCCGCCGATCGAGCCGGACTGGCGCGACCGATTCGCGCTTGCCGACCGCGCGCCGGCCTCGCAGCGACCGGGCGATGCCTATGACCGCTTCCTCGCCGTGCTGCGCGACAATCCCAGCCCGGCGCTGCATGAAGCCTGGGCCTTCGGCTCCATTTCCGAGCGGCTTTCCGACCGTTACGGCACGCGCGGCCTTCCGGTGACGCTGTCGACCGCCTGCGCTTCCGGCGCGACGGCGATCCAGCTCGGTGTCGAGGCGATCCGCCAGGGTCGCACCGACCGCGCGCTGACCGTCGGCACCGACGGCTCGGTGACGGCCGAGGCGCTTATCCGCTTCGCGCTGCTCTCGGCGCTTTCCACGCAGAACGATCCGCCGACCAAGGCCTCCAAGCCGTTCAGCAAGGATCGCGACGGCTTCGTCATCGCCGAAGGTGCGGCGACGCTGGTGCTGGAATCGCTGGAATCGGCCATTGCCCGCGGCGCCAAGGTGCTCGGTATCCTCAAGGGCTGCGGTGAGAAGGCCGATCATTTCCACCGCACACGCTCCTCGCCGGATGGCGGCCCCGCCATCGCGACGATCCGCGCGGCACTGGAAGACGCCGGCATCGACGAGAGCGGCATCGGCTATATCAATGCCCACGGCACCTCGACGCCCGAGAACGACAAGATGGAATATCTCTCCATGTCGACCGTTTTCGGCGACAAGCTGGCGAATATCCCGGTCTCGTCCAACAAGTCGATGATCGGCCACACGCTGACGGCTGCCGGTGCGGTCGAGGCGGTGTTCTCGATCCAGACGATGCTGACCGGCACCCTGCCGCCCACCATCAACTACACGAACCCCGACCCGACGATCCAACTCGACGTCGTGCCGAACGTGAAGCGCGATGCGCGTGTCACGGCGGTTCTGTCCAACTCCTTCGGCTTCGGCGGCCAGAACGCCAGCCTCGTGATGACGGCCGAACCGGCCTGA
- a CDS encoding beta-ketoacyl-ACP synthase, with product MAKAKNDVVITGVGIVTCHGVGAEAHVQILGSAKAPELKIDTERFAPYPVHPMPEIDWNQQIAKRGDQRQMENWQRLGVFAAGLALDDAGFKDDADACGTMDMIVAAGGGERDITVDSLIVDEGLKRNDRERLLNEKLTTELRPTLFLAQLSNLLAGNISIVHKVTGSSRTFMGEEAAGISAVETAFHRIRAGQSTHTLVGSALVAERQDVILLYEAIGAHATGGWAPLWSRDENAGGGIITGSAAAFLILESREHAEARGARIYATIDAIGGDRGSRDEGRLEARLERLAEGASAGNETVVFSGASGAHDATAREKAWLDQRFAGSAVRGYSAVIGQSLEAQFPLGLSLAALTLGAGVKVAPFDTAVEAAMSAPAATAVVTTVGHSRGEGVAILSAEK from the coding sequence ATGGCGAAGGCGAAGAACGATGTGGTCATCACCGGCGTCGGCATCGTCACCTGTCACGGTGTCGGGGCCGAGGCCCATGTGCAGATTCTGGGAAGCGCAAAGGCTCCGGAACTGAAGATCGATACGGAGCGCTTCGCGCCCTATCCGGTCCATCCGATGCCGGAGATCGACTGGAACCAGCAGATCGCCAAGCGTGGCGACCAGCGCCAGATGGAGAACTGGCAGCGTCTCGGCGTCTTCGCCGCGGGCCTGGCGCTCGACGATGCCGGCTTCAAGGACGACGCGGATGCCTGCGGCACGATGGACATGATCGTGGCGGCCGGCGGCGGCGAGCGCGACATCACGGTCGATTCGCTGATCGTCGACGAGGGCCTGAAGCGCAACGACCGCGAACGCCTGCTCAATGAGAAGCTGACAACGGAACTGCGCCCGACGCTGTTCCTTGCCCAGCTCTCGAACCTGCTCGCCGGTAACATCTCCATCGTGCACAAGGTCACCGGCTCGTCGCGCACCTTCATGGGCGAGGAAGCCGCGGGCATCAGCGCCGTCGAGACCGCTTTCCACCGCATCCGTGCCGGCCAGTCGACCCATACGCTTGTCGGCAGTGCGCTGGTTGCCGAGCGTCAGGATGTCATCCTGCTCTATGAAGCCATCGGCGCGCATGCGACGGGCGGCTGGGCGCCGCTCTGGTCGCGTGACGAGAATGCCGGCGGCGGCATCATTACCGGCTCGGCCGCTGCTTTCCTCATCCTGGAATCCCGTGAACATGCGGAAGCCCGTGGCGCGCGCATCTACGCGACCATCGACGCCATCGGCGGCGACCGCGGCTCGCGTGACGAAGGCCGGCTGGAAGCGCGCCTCGAGCGTCTTGCCGAAGGCGCTTCGGCGGGCAACGAGACTGTCGTCTTCTCCGGCGCATCCGGCGCGCATGACGCGACGGCGCGCGAAAAGGCCTGGCTCGACCAGCGTTTCGCCGGCAGCGCAGTGCGTGGCTACAGCGCCGTCATCGGCCAGTCACTCGAAGCGCAGTTCCCGCTCGGCCTGTCGCTTGCCGCGCTGACGCTCGGTGCGGGTGTCAAGGTCGCGCCGTTCGATACGGCTGTCGAGGCCGCCATGAGCGCTCCCGCCGCCACCGCCGTCGTCACGACGGTCGGCCATTCGCGCGGCGAGGGCGTCGCAATCCTTTCCGCAGAGAAGTGA
- a CDS encoding 3-hydroxyacyl-ACP dehydratase FabZ family protein: MLLEYFQMIDRVEAVDGARRVLKARSVVPSKSPVFEGHFPGMPLVPGVLLIETMAQASGFLVLAASDFAAMPFLMSVDGAKMRTFVEPDAVLDIEAVLEHDGSGYAVTKTKITSAGKKVCDAQLKLRTMPFAEVPLADIVGKRAGEVGLFEALAASAEGK; the protein is encoded by the coding sequence ATGCTGCTAGAATATTTCCAGATGATCGACCGGGTGGAAGCCGTCGATGGCGCGCGCCGCGTGCTGAAGGCCCGCTCCGTCGTTCCGTCCAAGAGCCCGGTCTTCGAGGGCCACTTCCCCGGCATGCCGCTCGTTCCGGGCGTGCTGCTCATCGAGACAATGGCGCAGGCTTCCGGCTTCCTCGTGCTGGCGGCATCCGATTTTGCGGCCATGCCTTTCCTGATGAGCGTCGACGGGGCCAAGATGCGCACCTTCGTCGAGCCCGACGCGGTACTCGACATCGAGGCCGTGCTGGAGCATGACGGATCGGGTTATGCCGTGACGAAGACGAAGATTACGTCGGCCGGCAAGAAGGTGTGCGACGCGCAGCTCAAGCTGCGCACCATGCCGTTTGCCGAGGTGCCGCTGGCCGATATCGTGGGCAAGCGCGCGGGCGAGGTGGGTTTGTTCGAGGCGCTGGCAGCGTCTGCTGAAGGGAAGTGA
- a CDS encoding acyl carrier protein: MGVTATFDKVADIIAETSEIDRETITPESHTIDDLGIDSLDFLDIVFAIDKEFGIKIPLEKWTQDVNEGKVATEEYFVLKNLCAKIDELRAAKA; the protein is encoded by the coding sequence ATGGGCGTGACTGCTACATTCGACAAGGTTGCCGACATCATTGCTGAAACGAGCGAGATCGATCGCGAGACGATCACGCCGGAAAGCCACACGATCGACGATCTCGGCATCGATAGCCTGGACTTCCTCGACATCGTCTTTGCGATCGACAAGGAATTCGGCATCAAGATCCCGCTGGAAAAGTGGACGCAGGACGTCAACGAAGGCAAGGTCGCGACGGAAGAATACTTCGTCCTGAAGAACCTCTGCGCCAAGATCGACGAACTGCGGGCCGCCAAGGCCTGA